A single Sutterella megalosphaeroides DNA region contains:
- a CDS encoding SAM-dependent methyltransferase has product MPGTLYLFPNLISDGTVTAALPPDVRSLAGRIDHWLVEAAKTARSAIRTFGHPKPVAELSIVEIGHDPDPAQIDAWLEPLRSGFDMAVLSESGCPGVADPGAQIAARVQAAGGRVVPLVGPSSILLTLMASGLDGQRFRFLGYLPIREDERRAALKHAESESRASETQLFIETPYRNSSMMTSLVETLSADTRLTVATDITGATESIRTMRVDAWKRLWLEKPEEERTLPKLPTVFALLAAPSGAAAPRYAPVGAARKGEKNVERKGEKKTEKHGKLSGHRAHGAKSSKSSHGDASRRTGTDRAPKGGRR; this is encoded by the coding sequence ATGCCGGGCACCCTCTACCTCTTTCCGAATCTGATCAGCGACGGTACGGTCACGGCCGCGCTTCCTCCCGACGTCCGTTCGCTTGCGGGCCGGATCGACCACTGGCTCGTCGAGGCCGCCAAAACCGCCCGCAGTGCGATTCGCACCTTCGGGCACCCGAAGCCCGTTGCCGAACTCTCCATCGTCGAAATCGGGCACGACCCCGATCCCGCGCAAATCGATGCGTGGCTCGAACCCCTGCGCTCGGGCTTTGACATGGCGGTGCTCTCCGAGTCGGGGTGCCCGGGCGTTGCGGATCCGGGCGCTCAGATCGCGGCGCGCGTGCAGGCGGCGGGCGGCCGCGTCGTGCCGCTCGTGGGGCCTTCGTCCATTCTCCTTACGCTCATGGCCTCGGGCCTTGACGGGCAGCGCTTCCGCTTTCTCGGCTACCTCCCGATTCGCGAAGACGAACGCCGTGCGGCCTTGAAGCACGCGGAAAGCGAAAGCCGTGCGTCCGAAACTCAGCTTTTCATCGAAACGCCCTACCGCAACAGCTCGATGATGACGAGCCTCGTGGAGACGCTCAGCGCCGACACGCGCCTGACGGTCGCAACCGACATCACGGGCGCGACCGAATCGATTCGCACGATGCGCGTCGACGCGTGGAAGCGCCTCTGGCTCGAAAAGCCCGAAGAAGAGCGGACGCTTCCGAAACTCCCCACGGTCTTTGCGCTTCTGGCGGCCCCGTCGGGTGCCGCGGCACCGCGTTATGCGCCCGTGGGCGCCGCGCGCAAGGGGGAAAAGAACGTGGAAAGGAAAGGCGAAAAGAAAACGGAAAAGCACGGCAAGCTCTCGGGACACCGCGCGCACGGGGCGAAGTCGTCGAAGTCCTCGCACGGTGACGCCTCGCGACGCACGGGCACGGACCGTGCGCCCAAGGGAGGTCGTCGATGA
- a CDS encoding YceD family protein yields MQTIDIFEFARRRQTLSGTISVADMPQLSAFLADTTGEIRWFAEGLGERRGRPAARLEIEGEVAMPCAFCNGPVPTEVYSDAVFLVVKTEAEADAIPVDEDEEDEEVTVGSNRFSIAAWVEEEAILSLPATTSHDEGCEGTEVFEEKRAEEEAAEERAREERPNPFAALAGLKTGR; encoded by the coding sequence ATGCAGACGATCGACATTTTTGAATTCGCCCGCCGTCGTCAGACCCTGTCGGGCACGATTTCCGTGGCGGACATGCCGCAGCTTTCGGCCTTTCTCGCCGACACGACGGGTGAAATCCGCTGGTTCGCCGAAGGGCTCGGCGAGCGCCGCGGGCGCCCGGCGGCGCGCCTTGAAATCGAAGGCGAAGTGGCGATGCCCTGCGCCTTTTGCAACGGTCCCGTCCCGACCGAGGTGTACTCGGACGCGGTCTTTCTCGTTGTGAAAACCGAAGCGGAAGCCGACGCGATTCCGGTCGACGAAGACGAAGAGGACGAAGAAGTGACCGTGGGCTCGAACCGCTTCTCGATTGCGGCCTGGGTCGAAGAAGAGGCGATTCTGTCGCTTCCCGCCACGACCTCGCACGACGAAGGGTGCGAAGGCACCGAAGTCTTCGAAGAAAAGCGCGCCGAGGAAGAAGCGGCCGAAGAACGCGCCCGCGAAGAGCGCCCGAATCCCTTCGCGGCGCTCGCGGGTTTGAAAACCGGCCGCTAA
- the brnQ gene encoding branched-chain amino acid transport system II carrier protein: protein MKSRLLVGLTLFSMFFGAGNLIFPPFLGVEAGTHTWFAMAGFLLTAVGFPILGVIAVAESGGLDALARRVSPAFAFCFTLLIYISIGPALAIPRTASTSFEMVVRPILDSTGLLESTVAGIPVLAGSQALYSVLFFLVAFLVALNPEKLTQRLGKCLSPLLILLILTLFAGVLFNPIGDYGPVTGAYAEGAFARGFIEGYQTMDTIAALNFGLIIAMNIRAFGVTKESAIVAETVKAGLIALVVFLVVYGALAHVGAQTGGSFSGLENGAQTLTQAAAYLFGPAGAVVLGLIFFIACLNTCVGLLSCCSNYFRGLIPAPGYTGWVAIFAILSMIVSNAGLTLILKVSVPVLVAIYPLALVLIVLALFTFAAPRLGAMPKLYPVTMLVTGIVSVTLALEGCGLRIPGLSDALALLPWSASGLGWVTPAAAAAVLTILWGLATGKKPA, encoded by the coding sequence ATGAAGAGTCGTCTTCTCGTCGGGCTCACGCTTTTTTCCATGTTCTTCGGCGCGGGGAACCTCATTTTCCCGCCCTTTCTCGGCGTAGAAGCCGGCACGCACACGTGGTTCGCCATGGCGGGCTTTTTGCTTACCGCCGTGGGTTTCCCGATTCTCGGCGTCATCGCGGTGGCCGAGTCGGGCGGGCTCGACGCGCTCGCGCGACGCGTTTCGCCCGCGTTCGCCTTCTGCTTCACGCTCCTCATCTACATCTCGATCGGCCCCGCGCTTGCCATTCCCCGTACGGCGAGCACGTCCTTCGAAATGGTCGTGCGCCCGATCCTCGATTCGACGGGGCTTCTGGAGTCGACTGTTGCCGGGATTCCCGTGCTCGCGGGTTCGCAGGCCCTCTATTCGGTGCTCTTTTTCCTCGTCGCCTTCCTCGTCGCGCTCAACCCTGAGAAACTCACGCAGCGCCTCGGGAAGTGCCTCTCGCCCCTTTTGATTCTTTTGATCCTCACGCTCTTTGCCGGGGTGCTCTTCAACCCGATCGGCGACTACGGTCCCGTGACGGGCGCCTACGCCGAAGGGGCTTTCGCGCGCGGCTTCATCGAGGGCTACCAGACGATGGACACCATCGCGGCGCTCAACTTCGGGCTCATCATCGCGATGAACATCCGCGCTTTCGGCGTCACGAAGGAGTCGGCGATCGTGGCGGAAACCGTCAAGGCGGGCCTCATCGCGCTCGTCGTCTTCCTTGTGGTCTACGGTGCGCTCGCCCACGTCGGCGCTCAGACGGGCGGAAGCTTCTCGGGGCTTGAAAACGGCGCTCAGACGCTCACGCAGGCGGCCGCCTACCTCTTCGGGCCCGCGGGCGCCGTGGTCCTCGGGCTTATCTTCTTCATCGCCTGCCTCAACACCTGCGTGGGGCTTCTTTCCTGCTGCTCGAACTACTTCCGCGGCCTCATTCCGGCCCCGGGTTACACGGGCTGGGTAGCGATTTTCGCGATCCTCAGCATGATCGTCTCGAACGCGGGTCTCACCCTCATCCTGAAGGTGTCGGTCCCCGTGCTCGTTGCGATTTATCCGCTCGCGCTCGTTCTGATCGTGCTCGCGCTCTTCACGTTTGCGGCGCCCCGACTCGGTGCGATGCCGAAGCTCTACCCCGTGACGATGCTCGTGACGGGCATCGTCTCCGTCACGCTCGCGCTCGAAGGGTGCGGGTTGCGCATTCCGGGGCTCTCGGACGCTCTTGCGCTTCTTCCCTGGTCCGCGTCGGGCCTCGGCTGGGTGACGCCCGCGGCCGCGGCCGCCGTCCTCACGATTCTCTGGGGGCTGGCAACGGGCAAGAAACCCGCGTAA
- a CDS encoding AEC family transporter, giving the protein MLEALQSSLANVLILLLVSACGWWAARRGTFGEKERAAAAKIVTFTLPFFLFHSVVSKFSHEALIELLQTAFVPFVTVGINTAISLLLIRFGLVRREVRGAFVASFTGSTVLFVGVPLTTALYGPEGIPYLLVYFFANLVFIWTAGLYAVKLDGVAARGGPKPALVSPESLRMLLSPPFLAFLAGLFAVAVPIPVPDVVAGTTRTIGAITSPLALLFIGIVVHRVGLEPFKHLPLELKLVLASCFIIRPLVMYLVTMPLDMDEMMRRVFVTSSAMPVSSVIAVLCRSAGADDAFVSEAVGVTTIGLVAALPLLWAIANFA; this is encoded by the coding sequence GTGCTCGAAGCTCTGCAAAGTTCGCTTGCGAACGTCTTGATTCTCCTACTGGTGTCGGCCTGCGGCTGGTGGGCCGCCCGACGCGGAACGTTCGGGGAAAAGGAGCGCGCGGCGGCTGCGAAAATCGTCACCTTCACGCTCCCCTTTTTTCTTTTCCATTCGGTCGTCTCGAAGTTTTCGCACGAGGCTCTGATCGAACTTCTGCAAACCGCGTTCGTTCCCTTTGTGACCGTCGGGATCAACACGGCGATTTCGCTCCTTCTCATTCGCTTCGGGCTTGTTCGGCGCGAGGTGCGCGGAGCTTTCGTCGCGTCCTTTACGGGGTCGACCGTGCTCTTTGTCGGCGTGCCGCTCACGACCGCCCTCTACGGACCCGAAGGGATTCCGTACCTTCTCGTCTACTTCTTTGCGAACCTCGTCTTCATCTGGACGGCGGGGCTCTACGCGGTGAAGCTTGACGGTGTTGCGGCCCGCGGTGGCCCGAAGCCCGCCCTCGTTTCGCCCGAAAGCCTGCGGATGCTCCTTTCGCCTCCGTTTCTCGCGTTTCTCGCGGGGCTTTTCGCGGTGGCGGTTCCGATTCCCGTACCCGACGTCGTTGCGGGCACGACCCGCACGATCGGAGCGATCACCTCGCCTCTGGCGCTCCTTTTCATCGGGATAGTCGTCCACCGCGTGGGGCTCGAACCCTTCAAACATTTGCCGCTTGAACTCAAGCTCGTGCTCGCGTCGTGCTTCATCATTCGGCCGCTTGTGATGTACCTCGTCACGATGCCTCTCGACATGGACGAGATGATGCGGCGCGTCTTCGTCACGTCCTCCGCCATGCCCGTTTCGTCCGTCATCGCGGTCTTGTGCCGAAGCGCAGGCGCGGACGACGCGTTCGTGTCGGAAGCCGTGGGCGTCACGACGATCGGCCTCGTCGCGGCGCTGCCGCTTCTCTGGGCGATCGCGAACTTCGCCTAA
- the mfd gene encoding transcription-repair coupling factor, with product MTSESTSRTDTRPSSHFSADLFSFAPGTKYRLTLPATASDASAVAEAGLEARRRGERILVVCADPANVRRLTQECAWFAPEADVRALPDWETLPYDTLSPQEDLVSERLETFYRLTSGTGGADILVASAVTAAQRMAPVAFVGANTFLLRRGDRISIERLRENLVRAGYAAVKQVLAAGEFSVRGSIVDVYPMGSDNPFRLDLFDDEIDSIRWFDVDTQRSMEVVEEIRLLPGHEFPVTAEALALFRQRWRTVFAGDPKKSIVYTDAEKGVLSPGIEYYLPLFFDETATLADYLPESTRVLLLGDVAKALRDFRADMTSRAKIFAADTARPSLPPEALWLSDEEFFVSLGRFARFPVERPADPNAEGRLAGATVDRKNPKPLANLENFAAAEKARGRRVLIAAPSAGRFETIGELLRAGGLKVEEYADWESARAGEAPLGLTIAPLYAGALFESITLLTETELYAASPRRSRSRRTRTANSIEMMVRDVAELKVGDAVVHVDHGIGRYRGLVHMETGEGESEFLEIEYKKEARLYVPITNLHLISRYSGNDPANAPLHALGRGDWEKAKRKAAEEVRDTAAELLHLYALRKSRAGEVFRVDPVEYEVFREGFAFDETPDQAAAIEAVIGDMTSGKAMDRLVCGDVGFGKTEVALRAAFVAVMSGKQVAVLCPTTLLAEQHAATFRDRFANWPVTVAELSRFRTGKETAKTIEGIAAGTVDIVIGTHKLLSEKVAFNKLGLVIIDEEHRFGVRQKEALRKIRAEVDVLTLTATPIPRTLSMSLEGIRDFSVIATAPERRLSVKTFVQGEQEGLIREAILRELKRGGQVYFLHNEVETIENRRERLERLVPEARIVVAHGQMSERELERVMREFYQQRYNVLLCTTIIETGIDVPTANTIIIERADKLGLAQLHQLRGRVGRSHHQAYAYLLTPPDGAYTKDAKKRLEAIQSLEELGSGFYLAMHDLEIRGAGEVLGEHQSGEIAEVGYELYNRMLMSAVKALKRGEALDLDAPLRTTTEINLHAPALLPSDYVSDVSQRLAYYKELASAEDRLGLERTHEAIVDRYGKLPDAAKRLILVHRLRLRCEKLGIRKIDAAPAATVITFEPKTTVEPMAVVKFLQRRKEARMAGPDRLRVEVGGADPEKRAALVATFLDELEGRA from the coding sequence ATGACCTCCGAATCGACCTCCCGCACCGACACCCGTCCGAGTTCGCACTTTTCCGCCGACCTCTTCTCGTTTGCTCCGGGGACGAAGTACCGCCTGACGCTTCCCGCCACGGCAAGCGACGCTTCGGCTGTCGCCGAAGCGGGCCTCGAAGCGCGTCGGCGCGGCGAACGGATTCTCGTCGTGTGCGCGGACCCCGCGAACGTGAGACGTCTCACGCAGGAATGCGCCTGGTTCGCGCCCGAAGCGGACGTGCGGGCGCTGCCCGACTGGGAAACGCTTCCCTACGATACGTTGAGTCCGCAGGAAGACCTCGTATCGGAACGCCTCGAAACCTTCTACCGACTGACGAGCGGCACCGGGGGCGCGGACATTCTCGTTGCCTCCGCCGTCACGGCCGCGCAACGCATGGCGCCCGTCGCGTTCGTCGGAGCCAACACCTTCCTTTTGCGTCGGGGCGATCGGATTTCGATCGAACGGCTTCGCGAAAACCTCGTCCGGGCGGGCTACGCCGCCGTGAAGCAGGTGCTCGCGGCGGGGGAATTCTCCGTGCGCGGGAGTATCGTCGACGTCTACCCGATGGGGTCCGACAACCCCTTCCGACTCGATCTTTTCGACGACGAAATCGACTCGATCCGGTGGTTCGACGTCGACACGCAGCGCTCGATGGAAGTCGTTGAGGAAATCCGGCTTCTCCCCGGGCACGAATTCCCCGTAACGGCCGAAGCGCTCGCCCTTTTCCGGCAGCGCTGGCGCACGGTCTTTGCGGGCGACCCCAAAAAGAGCATCGTCTATACGGACGCCGAAAAAGGAGTGCTGAGCCCGGGGATCGAATACTACCTGCCGCTCTTTTTCGACGAGACGGCCACGCTCGCCGACTACCTTCCCGAGTCGACCCGCGTGCTGCTTCTCGGCGACGTCGCGAAGGCGCTTCGCGACTTTCGCGCCGACATGACGAGTCGCGCGAAGATTTTCGCCGCGGACACCGCACGCCCGTCCCTGCCGCCCGAGGCACTGTGGCTTTCGGACGAAGAATTTTTCGTGAGTCTCGGGCGCTTCGCGCGCTTTCCCGTCGAACGGCCCGCGGACCCGAATGCCGAAGGGCGCCTCGCGGGCGCGACGGTCGACCGAAAGAACCCGAAGCCCTTGGCGAACCTCGAAAACTTCGCGGCTGCGGAAAAAGCCCGCGGTCGGCGCGTTCTCATTGCCGCGCCCTCGGCGGGACGGTTCGAAACGATCGGAGAGCTCCTGCGCGCGGGCGGTCTCAAGGTCGAGGAATACGCCGACTGGGAAAGCGCCCGGGCGGGCGAGGCCCCGCTCGGCCTGACGATCGCACCGCTTTATGCGGGGGCGCTCTTTGAAAGCATCACGCTCCTCACCGAAACGGAACTCTACGCCGCGAGCCCCCGGCGCAGTCGTTCGCGCCGCACCCGCACGGCGAATTCCATCGAAATGATGGTGCGCGACGTGGCCGAACTCAAAGTGGGCGACGCGGTCGTGCACGTCGACCACGGGATCGGGCGCTACCGCGGACTCGTGCACATGGAAACGGGCGAAGGCGAGAGTGAATTCCTCGAAATCGAATACAAAAAGGAAGCGCGACTTTACGTGCCGATCACGAATCTGCATCTCATTTCACGCTACTCCGGGAACGATCCCGCGAACGCTCCGCTGCACGCGCTCGGGCGCGGCGACTGGGAAAAGGCGAAACGCAAAGCCGCCGAAGAAGTGCGCGACACCGCGGCGGAACTCTTGCATCTCTACGCGCTTCGCAAGAGTCGTGCGGGCGAAGTCTTCCGGGTCGATCCCGTTGAGTACGAAGTCTTCCGCGAAGGCTTTGCCTTTGACGAAACGCCCGACCAGGCGGCCGCGATCGAGGCCGTGATCGGAGACATGACGTCGGGGAAGGCCATGGACCGGCTCGTCTGCGGGGACGTGGGCTTCGGGAAGACCGAAGTCGCGCTGCGCGCGGCGTTCGTAGCCGTGATGAGCGGAAAGCAAGTCGCCGTCCTCTGCCCGACGACGCTTTTGGCCGAACAGCACGCCGCGACCTTCCGCGACCGCTTTGCGAATTGGCCCGTGACGGTGGCGGAACTTTCGCGCTTTCGTACCGGGAAAGAAACCGCGAAGACGATCGAAGGGATTGCCGCGGGGACGGTCGACATCGTGATCGGGACGCACAAGCTTCTTTCCGAAAAGGTCGCCTTCAACAAACTGGGCCTCGTCATCATCGACGAGGAGCACCGCTTCGGCGTTCGTCAAAAAGAGGCGCTTCGCAAGATCCGTGCCGAGGTGGACGTTTTGACGCTCACCGCCACGCCGATTCCGCGCACGCTCTCGATGAGTCTTGAGGGCATCCGCGACTTTTCCGTGATCGCCACCGCGCCCGAACGACGCCTTTCGGTGAAGACCTTCGTGCAGGGCGAGCAGGAAGGGCTCATTCGCGAAGCGATTCTCCGAGAACTGAAGCGCGGCGGTCAGGTTTATTTCCTTCACAACGAAGTCGAGACGATCGAAAACCGGCGCGAGCGCTTGGAGCGGCTCGTGCCCGAGGCGCGCATCGTGGTCGCACACGGGCAGATGTCGGAGCGCGAACTCGAGCGGGTGATGCGCGAGTTTTACCAGCAGCGCTACAACGTGCTTCTTTGCACGACCATCATCGAAACGGGGATCGACGTCCCGACCGCCAACACGATCATCATCGAGCGTGCGGACAAGCTCGGGCTCGCGCAGCTTCACCAGTTGCGCGGCCGCGTCGGGCGCTCCCACCACCAGGCCTACGCCTACCTTCTGACGCCTCCCGACGGCGCCTACACGAAGGACGCGAAAAAGCGCCTCGAAGCGATTCAGTCCTTGGAAGAGCTCGGTTCGGGCTTTTACCTCGCCATGCACGACTTGGAAATCCGCGGTGCGGGCGAGGTGCTCGGCGAACACCAGTCGGGGGAAATCGCCGAAGTGGGGTACGAACTCTACAACCGCATGCTGATGTCGGCCGTCAAGGCGCTGAAGCGCGGCGAAGCCTTGGACCTTGACGCGCCCTTACGCACCACGACCGAAATCAATCTGCACGCGCCCGCGCTTCTTCCCTCCGACTACGTGTCGGACGTCTCGCAGCGCCTCGCCTACTACAAGGAGCTTGCGAGCGCCGAAGACCGGCTCGGTCTCGAGCGCACGCACGAAGCGATTGTCGACCGGTACGGGAAACTGCCCGACGCCGCCAAGCGGCTCATCCTCGTACACCGTCTGCGCCTGCGGTGCGAAAAGCTCGGCATTCGCAAAATCGACGCCGCGCCCGCCGCGACCGTGATCACGTTCGAACCGAAGACGACGGTCGAACCAATGGCGGTCGTGAAATTCCTCCAGAGACGAAAAGAGGCCCGCATGGCGGGCCCCGATCGGTTGCGCGTCGAGGTGGGAGGGGCCGACCCCGAAAAGCGCGCGGCGCTCGTGGCGACGTTCCTCGACGAACTCGAGGGACGCGCCTGA
- a CDS encoding DUF362 domain-containing protein → MPLSRRTFLAATAATAASVSGARASARADSSSSRPTAAGATDATNATNYREPERFFPRHVPIGRGRGALPGRVVWAYDPAAVHWAGEGYWWEIEHYDARVVRRMLDRAVTALAGEVLPDDPALEPEAARTARAWQRLFEARNARADGDSSARPARGYRRGEKIAIKVNMNGSGAYGADAPGFTEESYGNAVLMRALLESLVEHAGVSPEDVTFYDAGRIFPNYAMRYVNEGFAPGAVFRHRDPGGELDALPDPDFPVRWAGDIRGETSYLPRCVTEATYLINLANLKGHCYGLTLCGKNHFGSFVNSDRMRAPQAAGLHGNVAGARPGNYSVLVDLAAHAHLGGKTVLYLLDGLLTATGESVSLTADAARWSMPPFNGGFSASLFASQDPVAVDSVGADFLTSEPNVLERNPVLAGNTGVENYLHEAASAPNAPSGTRYEDGLGHAVESLGVHEHWNNAIEKAYGRNLGKPEGIELVRV, encoded by the coding sequence ATGCCGCTCTCACGCCGAACCTTCCTTGCCGCAACCGCCGCAACTGCGGCTTCCGTCTCCGGCGCCCGCGCTTCCGCCCGTGCCGACAGTTCCTCCTCTCGCCCGACCGCGGCGGGCGCAACGGACGCAACGAATGCAACGAACTATCGGGAGCCCGAACGCTTTTTCCCGCGTCACGTCCCGATCGGTCGCGGCCGGGGCGCCCTTCCGGGGCGCGTTGTCTGGGCGTACGACCCGGCGGCCGTGCACTGGGCGGGCGAAGGGTATTGGTGGGAAATCGAACACTACGACGCCCGCGTCGTACGCCGCATGCTCGATCGGGCCGTGACCGCTCTGGCGGGCGAGGTCCTTCCGGACGATCCCGCTCTCGAGCCCGAGGCCGCGCGCACGGCGCGCGCCTGGCAAAGGCTCTTCGAAGCCCGCAATGCCCGGGCCGACGGCGATTCCTCCGCACGGCCCGCACGCGGCTACCGTCGCGGCGAGAAAATCGCGATTAAGGTCAACATGAACGGTTCGGGCGCCTACGGCGCCGATGCGCCGGGGTTCACGGAAGAGAGCTACGGAAACGCCGTTCTCATGCGCGCGCTTTTGGAGAGCCTCGTCGAACATGCGGGCGTTTCGCCCGAAGACGTCACGTTTTACGACGCGGGCCGCATTTTCCCGAACTACGCGATGCGTTACGTGAACGAGGGCTTCGCGCCGGGCGCGGTCTTTCGTCACCGCGATCCGGGCGGGGAGCTCGACGCCCTGCCCGACCCCGACTTTCCCGTCCGTTGGGCGGGCGACATTCGGGGCGAGACCTCGTACCTCCCGCGCTGCGTTACGGAAGCGACCTACCTCATCAACCTCGCCAACCTCAAAGGTCACTGCTACGGCCTCACGCTCTGCGGCAAGAACCATTTCGGTTCCTTCGTCAACTCCGACCGCATGCGCGCGCCGCAAGCGGCGGGGCTGCACGGGAACGTGGCGGGTGCCCGTCCGGGCAACTATTCCGTGCTCGTCGACCTCGCGGCCCATGCGCACCTCGGCGGGAAAACCGTGCTCTACCTGCTCGACGGACTTCTCACCGCCACGGGCGAAAGCGTTTCGCTCACGGCCGACGCGGCACGCTGGTCGATGCCGCCCTTCAACGGGGGCTTTTCGGCAAGCCTCTTTGCGTCGCAGGATCCGGTGGCCGTTGACTCCGTGGGGGCGGACTTTTTGACGAGCGAACCGAACGTGCTCGAGCGCAACCCGGTGCTCGCGGGCAACACGGGCGTTGAAAACTACCTCCACGAGGCGGCCTCCGCCCCGAATGCGCCGTCGGGCACGCGCTACGAGGACGGGCTCGGTCATGCGGTCGAGTCGCTCGGCGTGCACGAGCACTGGAACAACGCAATCGAAAAGGCGTACGGGCGCAACCTCGGGAAGCCCGAGGGGATCGAACTCGTGCGCGTCTGA
- a CDS encoding MFS transporter: MRSSTTAPSSSAPSRSDASLVLLLTFGVFGIIATEMGVAGIIPQIAERFDVSVPAAGWTVSAFALVVSACAPFLPAAMSGVDRRKVMLATLTLFTLSNVVALFSTSFAALLAARMLAALLHPVYTAMAFTLAAQASPEDPSLGISRVFTGVSAGMVLGVPWASFVTTHVGYEAATASFGLANLVALLITWRRVPSMPAKRIGLGAQLSVLRGPALLLAVAAFAALNGAMFGFFSFLSDFLHRASGFDFDAVSAVLFGYGLANIVGNVLAGRFFGKGRRFFSLAVPPAMFAAYTLLYAAADMRPAAAGLVLALGVAAGFANIVGQNLIATAARRAPDLANGLFLSAANFGTALGTAFCGAFIGGMGTKAALFGTLLMLVLAFVLTALRLRAGSIDPEPVVPNASQRPEGAAA, from the coding sequence ATGCGTTCTTCGACCACCGCCCCTTCTTCCTCGGCCCCGTCCCGATCCGACGCCTCGCTCGTTTTGCTGCTCACCTTCGGTGTTTTCGGCATCATCGCCACCGAAATGGGCGTGGCGGGCATCATTCCTCAGATTGCCGAACGCTTCGACGTGTCCGTACCCGCTGCGGGATGGACCGTGAGCGCTTTCGCGCTCGTCGTTTCCGCGTGTGCGCCCTTTCTGCCCGCCGCGATGTCGGGCGTCGACCGCCGCAAGGTGATGCTCGCCACGCTGACGCTCTTCACGCTTTCGAACGTCGTGGCGCTTTTCTCGACGTCGTTCGCCGCCCTGCTCGCCGCTCGAATGCTCGCGGCCCTTCTGCATCCCGTCTATACCGCCATGGCCTTCACGCTCGCCGCGCAAGCGTCGCCCGAAGATCCCTCCCTCGGCATCTCCCGGGTCTTTACGGGCGTCTCGGCAGGCATGGTGTTGGGCGTTCCCTGGGCGAGCTTCGTGACGACGCACGTCGGCTATGAAGCCGCCACGGCTTCTTTCGGTCTCGCCAACCTCGTCGCGCTCCTCATCACGTGGCGGCGCGTCCCTTCGATGCCCGCAAAGCGCATCGGCCTCGGAGCGCAGCTGAGCGTACTGCGCGGTCCCGCTCTTCTCCTTGCGGTTGCGGCCTTTGCGGCACTGAACGGCGCCATGTTCGGGTTCTTTTCATTTCTGAGCGACTTTCTTCACCGTGCGAGCGGTTTTGACTTTGACGCGGTGAGTGCGGTGCTTTTCGGGTACGGCTTGGCGAACATCGTCGGCAACGTCCTTGCGGGGCGCTTTTTCGGAAAAGGGCGACGCTTTTTCTCGCTTGCCGTGCCTCCCGCAATGTTCGCGGCGTACACGCTTTTGTACGCGGCGGCCGACATGCGTCCGGCCGCGGCCGGCCTCGTTCTCGCGCTCGGTGTGGCGGCGGGCTTTGCGAACATCGTCGGTCAGAACCTCATCGCGACCGCCGCGCGGCGCGCGCCCGACCTCGCAAACGGGCTCTTTCTCTCGGCCGCAAACTTCGGCACCGCGCTCGGCACGGCGTTTTGCGGTGCCTTTATCGGAGGAATGGGCACAAAAGCCGCGCTCTTCGGGACGCTTCTGATGCTCGTCCTTGCGTTCGTGCTCACGGCGTTGCGCCTGCGCGCGGGCTCGATCGATCCCGAGCCCGTCGTGCCGAACGCATCGCAGCGCCCCGAAGGGGCGGCTGCCTGA
- a CDS encoding Maf family protein, translating into MTQPTLILASSSRYRRELLNRLGLDYTTESPDIDESSLPGETPKDTALRLSEMKARAVQANHPGAVVIGSDQVADLNGVKLGKPHTFERAVEQLEAMQGNTVVFYTALCVLDAQGKAEKLVSATTVKLRPLTRRTIEAYVEREKPFDCAGAAKIEKLGIALMESVSSDDPTSLIGLPLMKLTTLLAHAGIEAVDGLGETC; encoded by the coding sequence ATGACTCAGCCCACTCTTATCCTTGCTTCGAGCTCCCGCTACCGCCGCGAGCTCCTCAACCGTCTCGGCCTCGACTACACCACGGAGAGCCCCGACATCGACGAATCGAGCCTTCCCGGGGAGACCCCGAAGGACACCGCGCTGCGCCTTTCGGAAATGAAAGCGCGCGCCGTGCAGGCGAACCACCCCGGAGCGGTCGTGATCGGCTCCGACCAGGTGGCGGACTTGAACGGCGTGAAGCTCGGGAAGCCCCACACCTTCGAGCGGGCCGTCGAGCAGCTCGAAGCGATGCAGGGGAATACCGTCGTCTTCTACACGGCGCTCTGCGTCCTTGACGCCCAAGGGAAGGCCGAAAAGCTCGTGTCGGCGACGACCGTGAAGCTGCGTCCGCTCACGCGCCGCACGATCGAAGCCTACGTCGAACGTGAAAAGCCCTTCGACTGCGCAGGCGCAGCGAAAATCGAAAAGCTCGGCATCGCCCTCATGGAAAGCGTTTCCTCGGACGATCCGACCTCGCTGATCGGTCTGCCGCTCATGAAGCTCACGACGCTTCTCGCGCACGCGGGCATCGAAGCGGTCGACGGGCTCGGCGAAACCTGCTGA